The genomic interval AGCATATTATTTAATTAATATTCCAGAAGTTGGTGGTTTAGATGCTTTATTAGCAAACGAAAATGTAGCAAATAAGCTTTCTATTTTACCAGATTTCTCAGATAAGAATGCCATAATTACACTTCTAATAATTCCGTTAGCAGTACAATGGTGGAGTTCTTGGTATCCTGGTGCAGAACCTGGTGGTGGTGGATATATTGCTCAAAGAATGTTAGCAGCTAAAGATGAAAATCATGCAATTGGTGCAACTTTCTTTTTTAATATTATGCATTATGCTTTACGTCCTTGGCCTTGGATTCTAGTTGCTTTAGCTTCATTAGTGGTATTTCCTGATTTAGCAAGTATTCAAGAAGCATTTCCTTCGATTTCAGATGATAAGCTAGGACATGATTTAGCGTATTCTGCGATGTTAACAAAATTACCAAGTGGTTTATTAGGACTAGTTTTAGCATCGTTAATTGCAGCTTATATGAGTACAATTTCAACACAATTAAATTGGGGTTCTTCCTATTTAGTATTTGATTTTTACAAACAACAAATAAATCCAAATGCTTCAGAAAAAAAATTAGTTGCAGTTGGTAGAATTTCTACAGTTATCCTCATGGTTTTAAGTGCTGCATTGGCATTATTACTTCAAAATGCGATGCAGATATTCGATTTACTTTTAGTTTTTGGAGCTGGAACTGGACTAATTTTTATATTACGTTGGTTTTGGTGGCGAATAAATTCTTGGAGTGAAATAACAGCAATGTTTGCATCTGGAATTATATCAATCTTACTTAAATTAACACCCTTAGGAGAAACATTATTTGGAGCAGAAAACGGAATTTTTGAAAGCTATTTACAATATCCTTTTGTTGTTTTAGTCACAACAGTTATATGGTTAATTGCTACTTTTATGACACAACCAGAAAGTCAAGAAGTACTCCAAAGTTTCTATAAAAAAACGCAACCAGGTGGACCAGGTTGGTCAAAAGTTGTCAACAAAGCAACTATCAATAATATTACGATTAAAGAAAACACAGAATCTTGGAGCGTTCCTTCAGGTATTTTAGCAATGCTACTAGGTTGTGTGTTAATTTATAGTTGTATGTTTGCTACAGGATATTGGATTTATGGTGAATATAAAAGTGCTATCATTACGATAAGTCTTGCCATAATATCAGGTTTCTTACTTATAAAAACTTGGAAAAAAGTAAAAGCCAATATTTTATAAAGACATTAATTTAAAAGTATAACTAAACAGATGAGCAATTATCATATAAAACATTTAGAAGAATATTATCAAGTTTACAGAAAATCAATTCAAGAGCCTGAAAATTTTTGGGAAGAAATAGCTGAAGAGCATTTTGTATGGAGAAAAAAATGGGACAAAGTTCTAGATTGGGACTTTAACAAACCTGAAGTTAAGTGGTTTCAAGGTGCGAAATTGAATATTACAGAAAATTGTATCGATAGGCATTTGGCTACTCGAGGAGATAAAACTGCTATACTTTTTGAACCTAACGATCTCAATGAAGTTGCTGAACACATCACTTATAACCAACTACATAAACGCGTAAATCAATTTGCAAATGTTTTAAAAGAACAAGGTGTAAAAAAAGGAGATCGTGTTTGTATTTATGTTCCGATGATTCCTGAATTGGCAATATCAGTATTAGCATGTGCAAGAATTGGTGCTATCCATTCTGTTGTATTTGCAGGATTTTCGGCAACAGCTTTAGCGACACGGATTAATGATTCTGATTGTAAAATGGTAATTACCGCCGATGGTTCATATAGGGGTTCAAAAACAATTGATCTAAAAGGAATTGTAGACGAAGCCTTAGAACAATGCACTTGCGTAGAAACGGTTTTGGTAGCAAAACGTATTCAATCAAACATCAACATGAAAGAAGGTCGTGATAAATGGTTGCAACCTCTTTTAGATAAAGCATCAGCTGCATGTGAAGCAGAAATAATGGATGCTGAAGATCCGTTATTTATACTATACACTTCGGGTTCTACAGGAATGCCAAAAGGTATGGTTCATACAACTGCAGGCTATATGGTTTATAGTGCTTACACGTTTAAAAATGCATTTCAATATAAAGAAAACGATGTGTATTGGTGTACCGCAGATATTGGTTGGATTACAGGACACAGTTATATTGTTTACGGCCCATTAGCAAACGGTGCAACTACTGTGATGTTTGAAGGTGTACCGAGTTATCCTGATTATGGTCGCTTTTGGAATATTGTTGAAAAGCATAAAGTGAATCAGTTTTATACAGCGCCAACTGCCATAAGAGCATTAGCAAAACAAGGCGTTGAATTAGTTGACAAATACGATTTATCTTCTTTAAAAGTTCTAGGGTCTGTTGGTGAACCGATAAATGAAGAAGCATGGCATTGGTATAATGATGTTGTTGGAAAAAAGAAAAGTCCGATTATAGACTCATGGTGGCAAACAGAAACTGGCGGAATTATGATTACACCAATTCCTTATGTTACACCTACAAAACCAACGTATGCAACCTTACCATTTATTGGAATTCAACCAGCCATTATGGATGAAAACGGAAACGAATTAGAAGGTAATCAAGTTGAAGGTCGTTTGTGTATAAAATTTCCATGGCCAAGTATTGCAAGAACCATTTGGGGAAATCACCAACGTTATAAAGACACCTATTTTTCTGCTTTTGAAAATATGTATTTTACTGGTGATGGATCACTTAGAGATGAAGTTGGCTATTATAGAATTACTGGTAGAGTTGATGATGTAATTATTGTTTCTGGTCATAATTTAGGAACGGCGCCTATTGAAGATGCAATCAATGAACATCAAGCAGTAGCAGAATCGGCAATTGTTGGCTTTCCGCACGATATAAAAGGAAGTGCATTATACGGTTACATTACCTTAAAAGATAGTGGAGAAGATAGAAACCACGATAATTTACGTAAAGAAATCAATCAACTTATATCTGATAAAATAGGTCCAATTGCGAAACTAAATAAAATTCAATTTACAGAAGGATTGCCAAAAACACGTAGCGGTAAAATTATGCGACGTATTTTACGTAAAATAGCTTCTAATGACACCTCTAATTTAGGAGATACTTCAACCCTTCTTAACCCAGAAGTTGTAAATGACATTATAAAGGAATCTCTTTAACATGATGCTAAAGCTTTGATTTAATTAGTGAAGTTGACGACTAATTAAACACCTCTTATTGTTTTTGAACGATACCCCCCTTAAAAATGACTCATATATTCCTTTATAAATGTAAATAAAAAAAGAAATTTACATTTTCTAAAAAAGAAATAATACAACCATAATTAACATCAATTAATATAATGTTTTTTAGGTGTATTTTTTTTTAATAAGAAAAATCAATTTATCAACAAAATTAACCCTTGACCTAAAATTAGACTCGTATGAGAATATTAAAATTTGGATGTATTCTACTAACTATTTGTATAATCCAATCTTGTAATTCAGTAAAAGAGGAAACTACTTTAAAATCATCAACTGCCAAATTAGAATTAGCAGAAAAACAATTATCTCTTTTATTATCTGATGCTGAAAAAGCAAACAAAAATCCAAGAACTTTAAATGCAGATGGAGAAATGCATTGGGTTAGAGATGGTTTTGATTGGACAGAAGGTTTTTTTCCAGGGAGTTGTTGGTATTTATACGAAGCTACAAAAAATGAAAAGTGGAAAAATGCAGCAGAAAAATTTCAAGCATTATATGAAGATCATAAGTATAAAACTACAAATCACGATTTAGGTTTTATTTTCAATTGCTCATACGGAAACGGATATAAATCAACTAATAATGAAGCTTTTAAAAATGTAATGATTACAGCAGCAGATTCATTATCAACACGTTTTAATCCTAATGTAGGTGCAATAAAAAGCTGGGATGTAGATGGTGGATGGCAAGCTAAAAGAGGATGGAAATATCCTGTTATTGTTGATAACATGATGAACCTTGAACTTTTATTTAAAGCAAGTGAAATTACAGGAAAAGATACTTATAAAAATATAGCAATCACACATGCAAACACAACTATTAAAAATCATTTTAGAGAAAACAATAGTTCATTTCACGTTATAGATTATGATCCAGAAACTGGGGCTGTAAGAAGTAAAGAAACTGCACAAGGATTTGCAAACACAAGTTCTTGGGCAAGAGGTCAAGCATGGGGAATTTACGGATATGTTGTTTCTTTTAGGTATACGCAAGATCAAACATATTTAGATCAAGCTAAAAAAATAGCTGATTATATTATTAATTTTGAAGGAACACCAGAAGATGGCATCCCTTATTGGGATTATCATGCAGGTAAAATCCCTAACGAACCTAGAGATGTTTCTGCAGCTGCAATTACAGCTTCTGCTTTAATCGAACTTGATGGATATACAAAAGAATCTTATCTACCAGCTATTGACAAAATAATGAATTCTTTAGCAACTGATGAATACACAGCTAAAATAGGTGAAAACAAAAATTTTATTTTAAAACATAGTGTTGGGAGTATTCCACATAACAATGAAATTGATGTTCCATTAAATTATGCTGATTATTATTATATTGAAGCTTTATTAAGATATAAAAACAGGTATAATAAATAATACAACAATTTAACAAACAACTATTAAAACAATTTCTAGGATTAACTTAGAGATTGTTTTTTTTTACACTACATTTAAAGAGTATAGTAATATTATTGATTATGAAAATCGTATTAAAAATTTGTTTATTAATATTCTGTGTTATAGCTATAAGTTGTAAAAATGAAAAAGAACAACTAGCTAAAGAAAATATAAAAAGCGATAAAAAACCCAATATTTTAATCATCTATCCAGATCAATTAAGAAGATACAGTGCTGGTTTTTGGTCAGAAGACAAATACAAAAAACATGTTATTGGAAAACCAGATCCAGTGGTAACACCAAACATGGATAAATTAGCAAAAAACGGTGTGGTTTTCACACAAGCAATAAGTAATTTTCCGCTATGCAGTCCAGCAAGAGGAATGTTACTATCTGGTATGTATCCTGAACAAAACGGGATTTGGAATAACTGTAGAAAAGACAGGAAAGATAAATTAAAAGATGAAATTCCAACTATTACCGATTTATTTTATGATGCAGGCTACAACACCTCTTACTTCGGAAAATGTCATTGGTTAAATAACGACCCTTTGTTTGATAATAAAGGTAATTATGTTGGCACAATAGAAGAACCTGGAGGTCATTATCTTAATAAATACGACACCTATATTCCACCAGGTAAATCAAGACATAGCATAGAATATTTTTATCAATCTGTAAAAGATGCACATGTAGATCCTTTAGTCTTTTCTAATATTCCAAACACTATTGAAGGTAAAAAAGATGGAGAGCTACATCAACCAAAAATCTTTACACCTAAAAATGAGGCGCAAAAAATAGTTGAATACCTTCAAAACAAAAATTCTGAAAGAGATAATAACAAGCCATTTTGTATGATTTGGTCTCTTAATCCTCCACATAATCCTTGGAATGATAAAAATACAGATATGGAGATGCTTAAAAAGCATTATGATACTGATAAATTTCCGAAGATTGATTCAACTTTAGTTGTAAGAAAAAATGCAGATTTAAAAATTGCAAAATATGCACGACATTATTTTGCAAATGTTACTAGTGTAGATAAATACATTGGTATTGTTATAGAAGAATTAAAAAAACAAAATCAATTAGACAATACCATTATTATTTTAAGTTCAGATCATGGTGAATTATTAGGAAGCCATGGAAAAAAAGGAAAAAACATCATAGAAATGGAAGCAATGGCTGTCCCCTTTACAATACATTGGCCTAAAGGCATAAAAGCTGGTACTATTAATAACACATTATTAAGTGTTCCAGATGTTTTACCAACTTCAATGGGACTTGCAGGGTTAAAAAATAACATACCGAATGAAGTTGAAGGAATTGATTTTTCAAAAAATATTACTAAGCCTTCAAGTAATTATAAAAACAAACCGGAAAGTATTTTATTATTACTAAGTAATTCAAGAGGAATATTAACCGATAGGTATACACTTTGTATTACTGGTGGTAAAAAACCTTTTGAAGCATTTATTTATGATAATGTAAATGACCCATATCAACTTAATAAAATATCTTTTAATGAAAAACCTAAAATTGCCACTCAATTACTCAAACAATTGGGTGAAAAATTAATTGCTACAAATGATCCTTGGTATAAAAAAAGGAGATATAAAAAAATCATACCTTATACAAAAACCCAGTGACAGTAAGGTTTTTTTATAAAAAAATCATTAAATGAACATTTACCCCCCTTATTTTGATTCATTTAGAACCTAAAAACACTAACATATTAATTATGTTTGTATAACTTTAATCAATAAATATTTTAAATTATGAAAAAAATTACTTTATTATTTGCTTTACTAATAACATTTAGTTTTGCAAACGCACAAACAGATTTTACTGAGAATTTTGACACACTTACTCATAATGTTTGGCATAATGATCACGATGATCCTGTTAATGAAGAACAAACACTTGGCTGGGATCGTAAATGGAAATTAAAAGATGTTAAAGCTGAAAAACCAGGTAGATACGACAGTTCATTTTCATTAGCTGGAAGATATAATACCGAAAAATCAGCACTAACAGCTTACGACTTACCAGGAGGGATAAGTAAAGTAGCTTTTAATGTAGCTCAATATTGGGGAAATCCTACAACAGGTGTTGGCGGTTTTAAAATATTCATTGACGATCAGTGGGTGAAGGATGTTAAAGCTACTGTTACAGGCAAATATCAAGTATCTGAAGCTATAACAGGTGCTGATGATAGTAAACTACGTACTTTAAGAATAGAATGGTTTTGTTTTGATTGTGCAGATGGAGAAAAGCAAAATGCTGCTATAAGTAATGTTACAATTACAACAGCTACTACATTAAGTCTAGAAAACAATACTTTAAGTAAATCTTTAACTATATACCCAAACCCTGCTAATGGTTTATTAAACGTTAAACTTAACAACAATGTTGCTGCAAAAAGAGTACAATTAGTTGACTTAACTGGTAAATCTGTTTATAGCAGTAATAATGCTAAAGCAATCAACGTAAGTAAATTTGCTAGAGGTTTATATATCTTAAAAGTAACTTCTAATGATGGAGCTACTGCTAGTAAAAAAGTTGTTTTACATTAAACTACCTTTTTAATATAAAATTAAAAAATCTCTAAGAATAGTATTCTTAGAGATTTTTTTTATCCGAAAGGGAGAATTACTTTAAAAATAAAAAACCTTGTGAAATTTCACAAGGTTTTTTATTTTTAATTAATGTAGTCGGGGTGGCAGGATTCGAACCTGCGACCTCCTCGTCCCAAACGAGGCGCGATGACCGGGCTACGCTACACCCCGAGGCAATTCTTAGCGGAGAGACAGGGACTCGAACCCTGGCGACAGTTTCCCGTCGACAGATTAGCAATCTGCTGCATTACCACTCTGCCACCTCTCCTCGACTTTAATACTAAATGTATTAGTAAAAATTGCGAGTGCAAATGTAATATTAGAATTACAAATTAGCAAACCTTTTTAATTATTAATTTGATTATTTTAGTCTGGGTACTCTACTCTAAGATGATAGATATTTAATAGCTTCTTTTTTATTATTTTTTTAATTACCTCTATCTCTCTAAAAGTAATATCAGAATTTACAAATTGATTATCATTTTTTTGCTTTTCAACAATTTTATTAATCAATTCATCTATAGATTGTGCTGTAGGGTTTTTAATACTTTTTGTTGCAGCTTCTGCTGCATCGCAAATCATTAAAATAGCAGTTTCTTTAGAAAAAGGAATGGGTCCATTATATTTAAATTTATTTACATCAACTTTTACATCTGGATTTGAATCTTGCTCTTTCTTATAAAAATAATACACTAAGCTTGTTCCATGATGTGTTCTAATAAAATCAATTATTCTATCTGGTAATCTATGCTGTTTAGCTAATTCTATTCCTTTAATAACATGATCTAAAATAATAGTTGCACTATCTCTAGGCGATAAATCATTGTGTGGGTTTACACTTGTGGATTGATTTTCTATAAAATACATTGGATTCAACATTTTACCAATATCATGATATAATGCACCTGTCCTTACCAACATAGAATTAGCACCAATTTCATTTGCCGCTGCTTCAGCTAAATTAGCTACTTGCATTGAGTGCTGAAATGTTCCAGGTGCTTTTTCATTCAATTCTCTTAATAACTTGGTATTTGTATTAGAAAGTTCTAATAAAGTAACATCAGACACTAAACCAAACATTTTTTCATACATATAAATTAAGAAAACAGCTAAAAACGATAAAACTCCATTCGCTGCAAATAACCCGAAGTATGTAAAGTTTAACGACGATGCATTTCCTTCTTTTATAATAGAAAAAGCAAAATAAGTAATCATATAAATCAAGGTAATTTGACCTATAGAAATAAATAAATTCGCTCGTTTGTATAATTCTGAAACTGTAAGAATTGTTACGATACCAGCAATTATATGCAAGTAAATAAACTCGAAACTATTAGGCACAATAAATCCTAATAACAATACTGTTAACACATGTGTAAACAACCCTAAACGCGCATCAAAGAAAGCTTTGATAATAATTGGTAACACACTTAATGGCACAATGTATAAATAATCTGAGTTGTATTTTATAACAAGAGTCTGCACCAAAATCATCAATAAAACATTAAAAAAAATAAAGGTTACTTTCGTATTATTATTATAAATTTCTACTCTATATTTTTTTAGAAAGAGTAATAACATCAATAATGCTAAAGAAACTAAAATTGAATATCCAAAAACAATCCAATTGTAATTAGATTCTGTCCAAACTTTAGATTCAGACTCCTGTTTTAAAGAGTTTAACACTGCAAAATTTCTTCCTTCTACTATATCACCCTTTAAAATAATAAGCTCATCTTTCGACACTTTTCCTTTTGTATAGGAAATATTATTAAAGGATTCTTCAATAACTTTTTGAGTAAAATCATCATCATAAAAAACATTCGGTTTTATTATCTCTGATAAAATATTTAAAAGAATATCTTGTTGAAAATTAAAAGGTTTATCTCCTAAACTATTAGTTATTGTTTTAAAAACTTCATTGGAAATTAGCACTTTTTTATGCGAAATTTCTTCAACCTCATTTCCTTTTCGTAAAACGATAAGATCTTTTTTAATTTTACTTTGACTAGCTACATCTATAAATCCACTTTTATAAACTTTTTTTATAATATAATTTCCTTGACTTTCAAGTTTTACAATATCAGGTTCCGTTAAAGAATCATTCACCTGGATTCGGTCTATATTACTTTTAAAATTATCTTCTACTTCATTGACAGCTTCAATATTGTAAAGAAAAAACTGCTTAGCATCTCTTTCTATAGATTCTTTTTCTACACTTATTTCTTCATCAGATTTTTGAATTGCTAAGTCTGAAGGCGCATATAGATTATCATATTGCCAAGGCTTCCCTTTTGTAAAATCATACTTAAATTGGCCACCTTTTGGAAATAAATAAACAACAGATATTGTAGTTATTAAAAACAATACTACTTTGTAAATAATAGCATTATTCTTTGATAATTTATTGATGAATGAACTCATAGAATTAGATTAGTTTATAGTGATAAACTTTTTGCAAAATACAAATATTAATATGATTTTGATAGTTTGATTTACTAATACTAGTAATAAAATGGTATTTTTGTTAAATACAAATTAAACCGAAAATTTAATGAAAGATGTAGTTATAGTTTCTGTTGCTAGAACACCAATAGGGAGTTTTATGGGGAGTTTATCTTCTATTCCAGCACCAGAATTAGGTTCAATTGCTATAAAAGGAGCTTTAGAAAAGATTAATTTATCTCCAGATAATGTTAATGAAGTTTTTATGGGAAATGTTGTTTCTGCTGGTTTAGGACAAGCTCCCGCCCGTCAGGCTGCACTTTTTGCAGGAATTCCAGACACAGTACCTTGTACAACTATTAATAAAGTTTGTTCTTCCGGAATGAAATCTATTATGCTAGCTGCACAATCCATTGCTTTAGGTGATGCTGATATTGTGGTTGCCGGTGGTATGGAAAATATGAGTTCAATTCCACATTATTTTCATGCAAGAAAGGGAACCAAATTTGGCCCTACTAAAATGGAGGATGGAATGCAGAAAGATGGTTTAGTTGATGCATATGATAAAAACGCCATGGGAGTTTGTGCTGATGCATGCGCTACTGAATATAATTTCTCAAGAGAAGATCAAGATGCTTTTGCTATTGAATCTTACAATCGTTCTGCAAAAGCTTGGAAAGAAGGTAAGTTTGCAGATGAAGTTGTCCCTGTAGAAATTCCACAAAGACGAGGAGAATCAATTATTTTTTCTGAAGATGAAGAATATAAGAACGTAAAAATGGAGAAAATTCCTGCTTTACGTGCTGCTTTTACCAAAGAAGGAACGGTAACTGCTGCCAATGCTTCAACAATTAATGATGGTGGCGCAGCCCTAGTGCTAATGTCTGCTGAAAAAGCAAAAGAATTAAAAATAACACCATTAGCAAAAATTAAAAGTTATGCAGATGCTGCGCAAGAACCAAAATGGTTTACAACTGCTCCTGCTAAAGCGTTACCAAAAGCATTGGCAAAAGCTAATATTTCTATTGATGATGTAGATTATTTTGAATTAAATGAAGCTTTTTCTGTTGTTGGTTTAGCAAATATGAAAATACTTGGTTTAACTGATAAAAATGTAAATGTAAACGGTGGAGCTGTGTCTTTAGGACATCCATTAGGAGTTTCTGGAGCTAGAATCATTATTGCATTAACCAATATTTTACATCAAAATAATGCTAAGATAGGTGCAGCTGGAATTTGTAATGGCGGTGGTGGTGCAAGTGCCATGATACTTGAAAAAATATAATTATTTAATAACAATAGAAAACCAATAAAAAATTGTCTTACGGCATTTGTAATTTAAGTATTGTTCCTCTTCGATTAGAGTCTACTGATACATCAGAAATGGTG from Lutibacter sp. Hel_I_33_5 carries:
- a CDS encoding T9SS type A sorting domain-containing protein; translated protein: MKKITLLFALLITFSFANAQTDFTENFDTLTHNVWHNDHDDPVNEEQTLGWDRKWKLKDVKAEKPGRYDSSFSLAGRYNTEKSALTAYDLPGGISKVAFNVAQYWGNPTTGVGGFKIFIDDQWVKDVKATVTGKYQVSEAITGADDSKLRTLRIEWFCFDCADGEKQNAAISNVTITTATTLSLENNTLSKSLTIYPNPANGLLNVKLNNNVAAKRVQLVDLTGKSVYSSNNAKAINVSKFARGLYILKVTSNDGATASKKVVLH
- a CDS encoding HD family phosphohydrolase, with amino-acid sequence MSSFINKLSKNNAIIYKVVLFLITTISVVYLFPKGGQFKYDFTKGKPWQYDNLYAPSDLAIQKSDEEISVEKESIERDAKQFFLYNIEAVNEVEDNFKSNIDRIQVNDSLTEPDIVKLESQGNYIIKKVYKSGFIDVASQSKIKKDLIVLRKGNEVEEISHKKVLISNEVFKTITNSLGDKPFNFQQDILLNILSEIIKPNVFYDDDFTQKVIEESFNNISYTKGKVSKDELIILKGDIVEGRNFAVLNSLKQESESKVWTESNYNWIVFGYSILVSLALLMLLLFLKKYRVEIYNNNTKVTFIFFNVLLMILVQTLVIKYNSDYLYIVPLSVLPIIIKAFFDARLGLFTHVLTVLLLGFIVPNSFEFIYLHIIAGIVTILTVSELYKRANLFISIGQITLIYMITYFAFSIIKEGNASSLNFTYFGLFAANGVLSFLAVFLIYMYEKMFGLVSDVTLLELSNTNTKLLRELNEKAPGTFQHSMQVANLAEAAANEIGANSMLVRTGALYHDIGKMLNPMYFIENQSTSVNPHNDLSPRDSATIILDHVIKGIELAKQHRLPDRIIDFIRTHHGTSLVYYFYKKEQDSNPDVKVDVNKFKYNGPIPFSKETAILMICDAAEAATKSIKNPTAQSIDELINKIVEKQKNDNQFVNSDITFREIEVIKKIIKKKLLNIYHLRVEYPD
- a CDS encoding sulfatase; amino-acid sequence: MKIVLKICLLIFCVIAISCKNEKEQLAKENIKSDKKPNILIIYPDQLRRYSAGFWSEDKYKKHVIGKPDPVVTPNMDKLAKNGVVFTQAISNFPLCSPARGMLLSGMYPEQNGIWNNCRKDRKDKLKDEIPTITDLFYDAGYNTSYFGKCHWLNNDPLFDNKGNYVGTIEEPGGHYLNKYDTYIPPGKSRHSIEYFYQSVKDAHVDPLVFSNIPNTIEGKKDGELHQPKIFTPKNEAQKIVEYLQNKNSERDNNKPFCMIWSLNPPHNPWNDKNTDMEMLKKHYDTDKFPKIDSTLVVRKNADLKIAKYARHYFANVTSVDKYIGIVIEELKKQNQLDNTIIILSSDHGELLGSHGKKGKNIIEMEAMAVPFTIHWPKGIKAGTINNTLLSVPDVLPTSMGLAGLKNNIPNEVEGIDFSKNITKPSSNYKNKPESILLLLSNSRGILTDRYTLCITGGKKPFEAFIYDNVNDPYQLNKISFNEKPKIATQLLKQLGEKLIATNDPWYKKRRYKKIIPYTKTQ
- a CDS encoding glycoside hydrolase family 88 protein, with product MRILKFGCILLTICIIQSCNSVKEETTLKSSTAKLELAEKQLSLLLSDAEKANKNPRTLNADGEMHWVRDGFDWTEGFFPGSCWYLYEATKNEKWKNAAEKFQALYEDHKYKTTNHDLGFIFNCSYGNGYKSTNNEAFKNVMITAADSLSTRFNPNVGAIKSWDVDGGWQAKRGWKYPVIVDNMMNLELLFKASEITGKDTYKNIAITHANTTIKNHFRENNSSFHVIDYDPETGAVRSKETAQGFANTSSWARGQAWGIYGYVVSFRYTQDQTYLDQAKKIADYIINFEGTPEDGIPYWDYHAGKIPNEPRDVSAAAITASALIELDGYTKESYLPAIDKIMNSLATDEYTAKIGENKNFILKHSVGSIPHNNEIDVPLNYADYYYIEALLRYKNRYNK
- a CDS encoding sodium:solute symporter family protein — translated: MISLSTLDYALIILFFSITLAIGIYVSKKSGKNSSEFFLSGRTMPWWLLGVSMVATTFSTDTPNLVTDIVRTNGVSGNWVWWAFLLTGLLTVFVYAKLWRKSNVKTDLEFYKLRYGGKPAEFLRKFRAVYLGVIFNVITMSAVTLAAIKIGGIMLGLEPWQTVISAGLITVVFSALGGFKGVVYTDFILFFVAMAGAIGAAYYLINIPEVGGLDALLANENVANKLSILPDFSDKNAIITLLIIPLAVQWWSSWYPGAEPGGGGYIAQRMLAAKDENHAIGATFFFNIMHYALRPWPWILVALASLVVFPDLASIQEAFPSISDDKLGHDLAYSAMLTKLPSGLLGLVLASLIAAYMSTISTQLNWGSSYLVFDFYKQQINPNASEKKLVAVGRISTVILMVLSAALALLLQNAMQIFDLLLVFGAGTGLIFILRWFWWRINSWSEITAMFASGIISILLKLTPLGETLFGAENGIFESYLQYPFVVLVTTVIWLIATFMTQPESQEVLQSFYKKTQPGGPGWSKVVNKATINNITIKENTESWSVPSGILAMLLGCVLIYSCMFATGYWIYGEYKSAIITISLAIISGFLLIKTWKKVKANIL
- the acs gene encoding acetate--CoA ligase, giving the protein MSNYHIKHLEEYYQVYRKSIQEPENFWEEIAEEHFVWRKKWDKVLDWDFNKPEVKWFQGAKLNITENCIDRHLATRGDKTAILFEPNDLNEVAEHITYNQLHKRVNQFANVLKEQGVKKGDRVCIYVPMIPELAISVLACARIGAIHSVVFAGFSATALATRINDSDCKMVITADGSYRGSKTIDLKGIVDEALEQCTCVETVLVAKRIQSNINMKEGRDKWLQPLLDKASAACEAEIMDAEDPLFILYTSGSTGMPKGMVHTTAGYMVYSAYTFKNAFQYKENDVYWCTADIGWITGHSYIVYGPLANGATTVMFEGVPSYPDYGRFWNIVEKHKVNQFYTAPTAIRALAKQGVELVDKYDLSSLKVLGSVGEPINEEAWHWYNDVVGKKKSPIIDSWWQTETGGIMITPIPYVTPTKPTYATLPFIGIQPAIMDENGNELEGNQVEGRLCIKFPWPSIARTIWGNHQRYKDTYFSAFENMYFTGDGSLRDEVGYYRITGRVDDVIIVSGHNLGTAPIEDAINEHQAVAESAIVGFPHDIKGSALYGYITLKDSGEDRNHDNLRKEINQLISDKIGPIAKLNKIQFTEGLPKTRSGKIMRRILRKIASNDTSNLGDTSTLLNPEVVNDIIKESL
- a CDS encoding acetyl-CoA C-acyltransferase, whose amino-acid sequence is MKDVVIVSVARTPIGSFMGSLSSIPAPELGSIAIKGALEKINLSPDNVNEVFMGNVVSAGLGQAPARQAALFAGIPDTVPCTTINKVCSSGMKSIMLAAQSIALGDADIVVAGGMENMSSIPHYFHARKGTKFGPTKMEDGMQKDGLVDAYDKNAMGVCADACATEYNFSREDQDAFAIESYNRSAKAWKEGKFADEVVPVEIPQRRGESIIFSEDEEYKNVKMEKIPALRAAFTKEGTVTAANASTINDGGAALVLMSAEKAKELKITPLAKIKSYADAAQEPKWFTTAPAKALPKALAKANISIDDVDYFELNEAFSVVGLANMKILGLTDKNVNVNGGAVSLGHPLGVSGARIIIALTNILHQNNAKIGAAGICNGGGGASAMILEKI